In one Chionomys nivalis chromosome 13, mChiNiv1.1, whole genome shotgun sequence genomic region, the following are encoded:
- the Fam193b gene encoding protein FAM193B isoform X3 encodes MTRRRSRPSGGAGRRERARAAGLQKPQAPEPQPPPSLEAGAGAGPPEAPAERDRDSPREEDEPKLTPGPQISLSHTPCKSQSCGGDSHSSSSSSSSSSSSSSSCHGNSGDWDPSSFLSAHKLSGLWNPPHSSGAVPGGSLGSPPAIPGEAFPVSEHHQHSDLTAPPNSPTGHPPHPASLIPSHPGSFSSPSHPHVLPSTPEAPFPAQASECPVATATATHPPGPCQSPHLPSTSMPLLKMPPPFSGCNHPCSGHCGGHCGGPLLPPPSSQPLPSTHSRDPGCKGHKFAHSGLACEADEGLGEEEDSSSERSSCTSSSTHPRDGKFCDCCYCEFFGHNAPPAAPTSRNYTEIREKLRSRLTRRKEELPMKGGALGGIPGEPAVDHRDVDELLEFINSTEPKVPNSARAAKRARHKLKKKEKEKARLATEALKQVNRVSGSQELRPARERLLEWPDQELDRVNNFLSSRLQEIKSTVKDSLCASFSMCELNLDSGGFKEGTVEPQSQTLPPSDLNGSSEQQPDINLDLSPLTLGSLQSHTLQAPSEPIIPWAERRAPHPAWTEVRGPPPGTPENGLVRRLNTVPNLSRVIWVKTPKPGNLSSEESLKEVPSCKQEPAEPVTTGGKQRKSKRQGSQTKKSEAGPASGPPGNLEAPSAKSQTSNSKQPGKGPEPAKVGNCAEPGEGIRGSQPGPSWADNPKIEKKGSSWQNWPGEAKARTLEQESVQTPGPARPQSLSQGKGRNRRSRKQEKSASSLDDVFLPKDMDGVEMDETDREVEYFKRFCLDSAKQTRQKVAVNWTNFSLKKTTPSTAQ; translated from the exons atTTCCTTGTCACATACACCCTGCAAATCACAGTCTTGTGGGGGTGACTCTCATTCATCCTCGTCCTCTTCTTCAtcatcctcatcttcctcctcttcctgccatgGCAACTCAGGGGACTGGGATCCCAGCTCGTTCCTGTCAGCACATAAGCTCTCAGGCCTCTGGAATCCCCCACACTCCAGCGGGGCTGTGCCAGGTGGCTCACTTGGTAGCCCTCCTGCCATCCCTG GTGAGGCTTTCCCTGTCTCGGAGCACCACCAGCACTCAGACCTCACTGCTCCCCCTAACAGCCCTACCGGCCATCCCCCACATCCAGCATCTCTGATTCCTTCTCACCCCGGCTCCTTCAGCTCACCGTCCCACCCACATGTGTTGCCCTCCACCCCAGAAGCACCTTTCCCTGCCCAGGCTTCAGAGTGCCCTGTGGCTACTGCCACTGCCACCCACCCCCCAGGGCCTTGTCAGAGCCCCCATCTGCCCTCCACCAGCATGCCACTCCTGAAGATGCCTCCACCATTCTCTGGGTGCAACCACCCCTGCAGCGGGCACTGCGGTGGGCACTGCGGTGGGCCTCTCCTCCCACCACCGAGCTCGCAGCCACTCCCTAGCACTCACAG CAGGGACCCTGGGTGCAAGGGGCACAAATTTGCACACAGTGGCCTGGCCTGTGAGGCAGATGAGGGTCTGGGCGAGGAAGAGGATAGCAGCTCTGAGCGCAGCTCTTGCACCTCGTCCTCCACCCACCCACGCGATGGGAAGTTCTGTGACTGCTGCTACTGTGAGTTCTTCGGCCACAATGCG ccacccGCTGCCCCGACGAGTCGGAATTATACTGAGATCCGGGAGAAACTCCGCTCAAGGCTGACCAGGCGGAAAGAGGAGCTGCCCATGAAGGGGGGCGCCCTGGGCGGGATCCCTGGGGAGCCTGCGGTGGACCACCGAGATGTGGATGAGCTGCTGGAATTCATCAACAGCACGGAGCCCAAAGTCCCCAACAGCGCCAGGGCTGCCAAGCGGGCCCGGCACAAGCTGAAAAAGAAG gagaaagagaaggccCGGTTGGCAACAGAAGCTCTGAAGCAGGTGAATCGTGTTTCTGGAAGCCAGGAGCTAAGACCTGCCAGGGAGAGGCTCCTAGAATGGCCTGACCAGGAACTGGACCGAGTCAATAACTTCTTGAGTAGCCGCTTACAGGAGATCAAGAGCACCGTCAAAGACTCCCTCTGTGCCAGTTTCAGCATGTGTGAGCTCAACCTGGATAGCGGTGGCTTTAAGGAGGGGACTGTGGAACCTCAGTCCCAGACTCTACCCCCTTCAGACCTCAATGGCTCCTCTGAGCAACAGCCTGACATCAACCTTGACCTGTCCCCTTTGACTTTAGGCTCCCTTCAGAGCCACACATTACAAGCTCCAAGTGAGCCAATCATACCATGGGCAGAAAGAAGAGCCCCTCACCCAGCATGGACAGAGGTACGGGGTCCCCCTCCTGGTACCCCTGAGAATGGGCTCGTGAGACGACTCAACACTGTGCCCAACTTGTCCCGGGTGATCTGGGTCAAGACACCCAAGCCAGGCAACCTAAGCTCTGAGGAAAGTTTGAAGGAAGTTCCCAGTTGCAAGCAGGAGCCGGCTGAGCCTGTAACCACAGGtgggaagcaaagaaagagcaagagacaGGGAAGTCAAACAAAGAAGAGTGAGGCTGGTCCGGCCTCCGGGCCTCCAGGCAACCTAGAGGCGCCCAGTGCCAAGAGCCAGACATCTAACTCCAAGCAGCCAGGCAAGGGCCCAGAGCCTGCCAAAGTGGGTAATTGCGCAGAACCTGGAGAGGGCATCCGGGGGAGCCAGCCAGGACCAAGTTGGGCTGACAACCCCAAAATTGAGAAGAAGGGTAGTTCCTGGCAGAACTGGCCAGGTGAGGCCAAGGCACGGACTCTGGAGCAGGAATCTGTGCAGACCCCAGGCCCAGCAAGGCCACAGAGCTTGTCCCAGGGCAAAGGCCGCAACCGCCGGAGCCGCAAACAGGAGAAGTCAGCCTCCTCCTTGG ACGATGTGTTCCTGCCCAAGGACATGGATGGGGTGGAGATGGATGAGACAGACCGCGAGGTGGAGTACTTCAAGAG GTTCTGTTTGGATTCTGCAAAGCAAACTCGTCAGAAAGTTGCTGTGAACTGGACCAACTTCAGCCTCAAGAAAACCACTCCTAGCACAGCTCAGTGA
- the Fam193b gene encoding protein FAM193B isoform X9 yields the protein MKGGALGGIPGEPAVDHRDVDELLEFINSTEPKVPNSARAAKRARHKLKKKEKEKARLATEALKQVNRVSGSQELRPARERLLEWPDQELDRVNNFLSSRLQEIKSTVKDSLCASFSMCELNLDSGGFKEGTVEPQSQTLPPSDLNGSSEQQPDINLDLSPLTLGSLQSHTLQAPSEPIIPWAERRAPHPAWTEVRGPPPGTPENGLVRRLNTVPNLSRVIWVKTPKPGNLSSEESLKEVPSCKQEPAEPVTTGGKQRKSKRQGSQTKKSEAGPASGPPGNLEAPSAKSQTSNSKQPGKGPEPAKVGNCAEPGEGIRGSQPGPSWADNPKIEKKGSSWQNWPGEAKARTLEQESVQTPGPARPQSLSQGKGRNRRSRKQEKSASSLDDVFLPKDMDGVEMDETDREVEYFKRFCLDSAKQTRQKVAVNWTNFSLKKTTPSTAQ from the exons ATGAAGGGGGGCGCCCTGGGCGGGATCCCTGGGGAGCCTGCGGTGGACCACCGAGATGTGGATGAGCTGCTGGAATTCATCAACAGCACGGAGCCCAAAGTCCCCAACAGCGCCAGGGCTGCCAAGCGGGCCCGGCACAAGCTGAAAAAGAAG gagaaagagaaggccCGGTTGGCAACAGAAGCTCTGAAGCAGGTGAATCGTGTTTCTGGAAGCCAGGAGCTAAGACCTGCCAGGGAGAGGCTCCTAGAATGGCCTGACCAGGAACTGGACCGAGTCAATAACTTCTTGAGTAGCCGCTTACAGGAGATCAAGAGCACCGTCAAAGACTCCCTCTGTGCCAGTTTCAGCATGTGTGAGCTCAACCTGGATAGCGGTGGCTTTAAGGAGGGGACTGTGGAACCTCAGTCCCAGACTCTACCCCCTTCAGACCTCAATGGCTCCTCTGAGCAACAGCCTGACATCAACCTTGACCTGTCCCCTTTGACTTTAGGCTCCCTTCAGAGCCACACATTACAAGCTCCAAGTGAGCCAATCATACCATGGGCAGAAAGAAGAGCCCCTCACCCAGCATGGACAGAGGTACGGGGTCCCCCTCCTGGTACCCCTGAGAATGGGCTCGTGAGACGACTCAACACTGTGCCCAACTTGTCCCGGGTGATCTGGGTCAAGACACCCAAGCCAGGCAACCTAAGCTCTGAGGAAAGTTTGAAGGAAGTTCCCAGTTGCAAGCAGGAGCCGGCTGAGCCTGTAACCACAGGtgggaagcaaagaaagagcaagagacaGGGAAGTCAAACAAAGAAGAGTGAGGCTGGTCCGGCCTCCGGGCCTCCAGGCAACCTAGAGGCGCCCAGTGCCAAGAGCCAGACATCTAACTCCAAGCAGCCAGGCAAGGGCCCAGAGCCTGCCAAAGTGGGTAATTGCGCAGAACCTGGAGAGGGCATCCGGGGGAGCCAGCCAGGACCAAGTTGGGCTGACAACCCCAAAATTGAGAAGAAGGGTAGTTCCTGGCAGAACTGGCCAGGTGAGGCCAAGGCACGGACTCTGGAGCAGGAATCTGTGCAGACCCCAGGCCCAGCAAGGCCACAGAGCTTGTCCCAGGGCAAAGGCCGCAACCGCCGGAGCCGCAAACAGGAGAAGTCAGCCTCCTCCTTGG ACGATGTGTTCCTGCCCAAGGACATGGATGGGGTGGAGATGGATGAGACAGACCGCGAGGTGGAGTACTTCAAGAG GTTCTGTTTGGATTCTGCAAAGCAAACTCGTCAGAAAGTTGCTGTGAACTGGACCAACTTCAGCCTCAAGAAAACCACTCCTAGCACAGCTCAGTGA
- the Fam193b gene encoding protein FAM193B isoform X6, with the protein MQRPDEDEAWRKMRLALQTLHRAAGDSGRLVQPEGMALDSFLVESLELCMDPGCKGHKFAHSGLACEADEGLGEEEDSSSERSSCTSSSTHPRDGKFCDCCYCEFFGHNAPPAAPTSRNYTEIREKLRSRLTRRKEELPMKGGALGGIPGEPAVDHRDVDELLEFINSTEPKVPNSARAAKRARHKLKKKEKEKARLATEALKQVNRVSGSQELRPARERLLEWPDQELDRVNNFLSSRLQEIKSTVKDSLCASFSMCELNLDSGGFKEGTVEPQSQTLPPSDLNGSSEQQPDINLDLSPLTLGSLQSHTLQAPSEPIIPWAERRAPHPAWTEVRGPPPGTPENGLVRRLNTVPNLSRVIWVKTPKPGNLSSEESLKEVPSCKQEPAEPVTTGGKQRKSKRQGSQTKKSEAGPASGPPGNLEAPSAKSQTSNSKQPGKGPEPAKVGNCAEPGEGIRGSQPGPSWADNPKIEKKGSSWQNWPGEAKARTLEQESVQTPGPARPQSLSQGKGRNRRSRKQEKSASSLDDVFLPKDMDGVEMDETDREVEYFKRFCLDSAKQTRQKVAVNWTNFSLKKTTPSTAQ; encoded by the exons GGACCCTGGGTGCAAGGGGCACAAATTTGCACACAGTGGCCTGGCCTGTGAGGCAGATGAGGGTCTGGGCGAGGAAGAGGATAGCAGCTCTGAGCGCAGCTCTTGCACCTCGTCCTCCACCCACCCACGCGATGGGAAGTTCTGTGACTGCTGCTACTGTGAGTTCTTCGGCCACAATGCG ccacccGCTGCCCCGACGAGTCGGAATTATACTGAGATCCGGGAGAAACTCCGCTCAAGGCTGACCAGGCGGAAAGAGGAGCTGCCCATGAAGGGGGGCGCCCTGGGCGGGATCCCTGGGGAGCCTGCGGTGGACCACCGAGATGTGGATGAGCTGCTGGAATTCATCAACAGCACGGAGCCCAAAGTCCCCAACAGCGCCAGGGCTGCCAAGCGGGCCCGGCACAAGCTGAAAAAGAAG gagaaagagaaggccCGGTTGGCAACAGAAGCTCTGAAGCAGGTGAATCGTGTTTCTGGAAGCCAGGAGCTAAGACCTGCCAGGGAGAGGCTCCTAGAATGGCCTGACCAGGAACTGGACCGAGTCAATAACTTCTTGAGTAGCCGCTTACAGGAGATCAAGAGCACCGTCAAAGACTCCCTCTGTGCCAGTTTCAGCATGTGTGAGCTCAACCTGGATAGCGGTGGCTTTAAGGAGGGGACTGTGGAACCTCAGTCCCAGACTCTACCCCCTTCAGACCTCAATGGCTCCTCTGAGCAACAGCCTGACATCAACCTTGACCTGTCCCCTTTGACTTTAGGCTCCCTTCAGAGCCACACATTACAAGCTCCAAGTGAGCCAATCATACCATGGGCAGAAAGAAGAGCCCCTCACCCAGCATGGACAGAGGTACGGGGTCCCCCTCCTGGTACCCCTGAGAATGGGCTCGTGAGACGACTCAACACTGTGCCCAACTTGTCCCGGGTGATCTGGGTCAAGACACCCAAGCCAGGCAACCTAAGCTCTGAGGAAAGTTTGAAGGAAGTTCCCAGTTGCAAGCAGGAGCCGGCTGAGCCTGTAACCACAGGtgggaagcaaagaaagagcaagagacaGGGAAGTCAAACAAAGAAGAGTGAGGCTGGTCCGGCCTCCGGGCCTCCAGGCAACCTAGAGGCGCCCAGTGCCAAGAGCCAGACATCTAACTCCAAGCAGCCAGGCAAGGGCCCAGAGCCTGCCAAAGTGGGTAATTGCGCAGAACCTGGAGAGGGCATCCGGGGGAGCCAGCCAGGACCAAGTTGGGCTGACAACCCCAAAATTGAGAAGAAGGGTAGTTCCTGGCAGAACTGGCCAGGTGAGGCCAAGGCACGGACTCTGGAGCAGGAATCTGTGCAGACCCCAGGCCCAGCAAGGCCACAGAGCTTGTCCCAGGGCAAAGGCCGCAACCGCCGGAGCCGCAAACAGGAGAAGTCAGCCTCCTCCTTGG ACGATGTGTTCCTGCCCAAGGACATGGATGGGGTGGAGATGGATGAGACAGACCGCGAGGTGGAGTACTTCAAGAG GTTCTGTTTGGATTCTGCAAAGCAAACTCGTCAGAAAGTTGCTGTGAACTGGACCAACTTCAGCCTCAAGAAAACCACTCCTAGCACAGCTCAGTGA